Proteins encoded in a region of the Suncus etruscus isolate mSunEtr1 chromosome 1, mSunEtr1.pri.cur, whole genome shotgun sequence genome:
- the RILP gene encoding rab-interacting lysosomal protein, whose product MEPRREGPAAQGGGPRGATAAELVYHLAGALGTELQELARRCGPEAAAGLVPLVVRALELLEKAAVGPAPDALQVSAQRAEAELRRLREENQQLREELRSAPQEERALLRRLKEVTDRQRDELRAHSRDLLQRSQETEALQEQLQRLLLVNAELRHKLAVVETQLRSARDRERERLLEKEPTTQEPGLESAGAGPSGSPEEPVDGSQHPACPSKAEPCAAFSRDEVEQILKERNELKANVFLLKEELAYFQRELLTDHRVPGLLLEAMKVAVKKQRKKIKAKMLGTPEEVESSDDEDGSWLLLSNDKEEPPAPESRIQNFFGLWYRGTAEAPEAETCGSAACIQGKEEKTPQPATLEPVGSPVTPNS is encoded by the exons ATGGAGCCCAGGCGGGAGGGCCCGGCCGCCCAGGGCGGGGGGCCGCGGGGGGCGACGGCGGCGGAGCTCGTGTACCACCTCGCGGGGGCGCTGGGCACCGAGCTGCAGGAGCTGGCGCGCCGCTGCGGGCCCGAGGCGGCCGCGGGGCTGGTGCCGCTCGTGGTGCGGGCCCTGGAGCTGCTGGAGAAGGCGGCCGTGGGGCCCGCCCCGGACGCG CTGCAGGTGTCTGCGCAGCGGGCCGAAGCGGAACTGCGGCGCCTGCGGGAGGAGAACCAGCAGCTGCGGGAGGAGCTGCGCTCGGCGCCTCAGG AGGAGCGCGCGCTGCTGAGGCGCCTCAAGGAAGTGACCGACCGGCAGCGGGACGAGCTGCGAGCGCACAGCCGGGACCTGCTGCAACGAAGCCAGGAGACCGAGGCC CTGCAGGAGCAGCTCCAGCGCCTCCTGCTGGTGAACGCGGAGCTGCGGCACAAACTGGCGGTGGTGGAAACGCAGCTGCGCTCTGCGCGTGACCGCGAAAGGGAGCGGCTGCTCGAGAAAGAGCCCACCACGCAGGAGCCTGGGTTGGAGTCCGCGGGTGCGGGGCCCTCGGGGTCTCCTGAGGAGCCC GTGGATGGCTCCCAGCATCCAGCCTGCCCTTCCAAGGCAGAGCCATGCGCTGCCTTCAGTCGAGATGAGGTTGAGCAGATACTTAAGGAGCGGAATGAGCTCAAAGCCAATGTGTTCCTGCTGAAGGAGGAGTTAGCCTATTTCCAAAG GGAGCTGCTCACAGATCACCGGGTACCTGGGCTTCTGCTTGAAGCCATGAAGGTGGCTGTCAAGAAGCAGCGGAAGAAGATTAAGGCCAAGATGTTAGGGACCCCAGAGGAAGTAGAAAGCAG CGATGATGAAGATGGCTCCTGGCTCCTGCTCTCCAACGATAAGGAAGAACCCCCAGCACCTGAATCCAGAATCCAGAATTT CTTTGGCTTGTGGTATCGTGGTACGGCAGAGGCCCCTGAGGCTGAGACGTGTGGCTCAGCTGCCTGCATacaagggaaagaagagaagacgCCACAGCCAGCCACTCTGGAGCCTGTGGGCAGCCCTGTGACCCCCAACTCCTGA
- the SCARF1 gene encoding scavenger receptor class F member 1 isoform X2, translating into MAPGMLLPLLLLLTEGAQGSELDPTGRHVCRASSPSAELQCCPGWRQKDQECSIPICEGPDACQDKEVCVKPGLCRCRPGFFGARCDSRCPDQYWGPDCREICTCHPHGLCEPATGKCRCLVDRWGEHCEFACTCGPHGRCDRATGECHCEPGWWSSTCRRPCQCKLSNSHCDPATGSCLCKPGWWGHRCRFPCSCNSSPCTKEAGRCICQPGQWGPDCRHSCECLQGHCNAANGQCICPAGFRGAHCEQPCPRGSYGVQCQEKCGHCRNQESCSVDTGSCVSCEPGWNGTQCQQPCPAGTFGESCRHQCPHCRLGEACQPDSGHCQRCDPGWLGPRCADPCPAGTFGEDCASLCPPCVQGACDAVTGECVCNAGYWGLSCNTSCPSGFHGNNCSVPCECPEGLCHPVSGSCQLGSHSQDTALIAGILVPLLLLLLGIACCACCCWIARLPPKDRPVRDGAAVSRMKLQVWGALSNLGSALPCGSLSSHKLPWVTVSHHDPEIPFNHSFIEPPSAGWASDDSFSSDPESGEDNEGPTYCVPPQEGLVPVVQAESSECSLAEGPFLPPEDTSTPFTIPRTSSLARAKRPSVSFAEGTKFAPQSRQGSGELSSPLRKPKRLSRGGQPGSEGQEAEEVTAPEQAEKEEAPPSAASPQDLAAGHRHIPLGGQTVAERVEAIEGSVQENSGSVTTIYMLAGTPRAAEGPVRSVLRRFGSFQKGQTMPKIKSTIPKPPRRALSRNKGSPGLASGSASPSSSSAFPNEELTGASEASGTRPEEVARDQEDGLCGSGKATEATPLEQEPQKLTGEEGQEEPQYENVAPICGPPAP; encoded by the exons ATGGCACCAGGCATGCTGCTGCCACTGCTTCTGCTCCTGACTGAGGGGGCCCAAGGGTCCGAGCTGGACCCTACAGGGCGTCACGTCTGCAGGGCCAGTAG CCCCTCGGCCGAGCTCCAGTGCTGCCCAGGCTGGAGGCAGAAAGATCAAGAATGCAGCATTC CTATCTGCGAGGGGCCAGATGCCTGCCAGGATAAGGAAGTGTGTGTGAAGCCAGGCCTCTGTCGGTGCAGACCCGGATTCTTCGGTGCCCGGTGCGACTCCC GCTGCCCAGATCAGTATTGGGGTCCTGACTGCCGTGAGATCTGCACCTGCCACCCACATGGCCTGTGCGAGCCAGCCACGGGCAAGTGCCGCTGTCTAGTGGACCGCTGGGGCGAGCACTGCGAGTTTGCGTGCACCTGCGGCCCACATGGGCGCTGCGACCGGGCAACGGGCGAGTGCCACTGTGAACCGGGCTGGTGGTCATCCACGTGCCGCAGACCGTGCCAGTGCAAACTTTCGAACTCGCACTGTGACCCTGCCACCGGCTCCTGCCTGTGCAAGCCGGGCTGGTGGGGCCACCGCTGCCGCTTCCCTTGCTCCTGCAACAGCTCGCCTTGTACAAAGGAGGCAGGCCGTTGCATCTGTCAGCCTGGCCAGTGGGGCCCAGATTGCCGGCACTCATGCGAGTGCCTGCAGGGCCATTGCAACGCCGCCAACGGCCAATGCATCTGCCCTGCTGGCTTCCGTGGTGCCCACTGCGAGCAGCCCTGCCCACGCGGCAGCTATGGGGTGCAGTGCCAAGAAAA ATGTGGGCACTGCAGGAACCAAGAATCCTGCTCTGTAGACACAGGCAGTTGTGTGTCCTGTGAGCCAGGCTGGAATGGGACCCAGTGCCAGCAGCCCTGTCCAGCGGGTACCTTTGGTGAGAGCTGCCGGCATCAGTGCCCCCACTGCCGGCTTGGGGAGGCCTGTCAGCCTGACTCTGGGCACTGTCAGCGCTGTGACCCTGGCTGGTTGGGGCCCAG GTGTGCAGACCCCTGCCCGGCTGGCACCTTTGGAGAAGATTGTGCCTCTCTGTGCCCACCTTGTGTCCAGGGGGCCTGTGATGCAGTGACTGGGGAGTGTGTCTGCAATGCTGGCTACTGGGGACTCAG CTGCAACACCTCATGTCCATCCGGCTTCCATGGCAACAACTGCTCTGTTCCCTGCGAGTGCCCAGAGGGGCTCTGCCACCCTGTCTCTGGATCCTGCCAGCTGG GCTCTCACAGTCAGGACACGGCCCTCATTGCAGGCATCCTGGTGCCTCTGCTACTGCTGCTTCTGGGAATTGCCTGTTGTGCTTGCTGCTGCTGGATAGCCCGTCTACCCCCCAAGGACAG GCCAGTGAGAGATGGAGCTGCTGTGTCCAGAATGAAGCTGCAGGTATGGGGAGCACTGAGCAACTTGGGCTCAGCACTCCCCTGTGGGTCCCTCAGCAGCCACAAGCTTCCCTGGGTGACAG TGTCACACCACGACCCAGAGATCCCCTTCAACCACAGCTTCATCGAGCCACCCTCTGCAGGCTGGGCCTCTGACGACTCCTTTTCTTCTGATCCTGAGTCTGGAGAAGACAATGAAGGGCCTACCTACTGTGTACCACCCCAAGAAG GATTGGTCCCTGTGGTACAAGCAGAATCTTCAGAGTGCAGCCTGGCTGAGGGTCCCTTCCTGCCCCCCGAGGACACCTCCACTCCCTTCACCATCCCACGCACGTCCAGTCTCGCCCGAGCCAAGAGACCATCTGTCTCCTTTGCTGAAGGCACCAAGTTTGCTCCACAGAGTCGCCAAGGCTCTGGGGAGCTCTCCAGCCCACTCCGAAAGCCCAAGAGGCTCTCCCGGGGCGGCCAACCAGGTTCTGAAGGTCAGGAGGCTGAGGAGGTTACAGCTCCAGAGCAAGCAGAGAAGGAAGAGGCACCTCCTAGTGCTGCTAGCCCACAGGATTTGGCTGCTGGCCACCGCCACATCCCACTTGGTGGTCAGACAGTGGCAGAACGCGTGGAAGCCATCGAGGGCAGTGTCCAGGAGAACTCAGGCTCCGTGACTACCATCTACATGCTGGCAGGGACTCCCAGGGCAGCTGAGGGCCCAGTACGGTCAGTCCTCCGCCGCTTTGGTAGTTTCCAAAAAGGGCAGACAATGCCCAAGATCAAGAGCACCATCCCCAAACCTCCACGCCGGGCTCTGAGTCGGAACAAGggcagtcctgggttggcctctggCTCTGCCAGTCCAAGCTCTAGCTCAGCTTTTCCAAATGAGGAGCTTACTGGAGCCTCAGAAGCTTCAGGAACCAGACCGGAAGAAGTAGCCAGAGATCAGGAAGATGGTCTTTGTGGGTCTGGGAAGGCCACCGAGGCTACCCCCCTGGAACAGGAACCACAGAAGCTGACTGGAGAAGAAGGGCAGGAGGAGCCCCAGTATGAGAATGTAGCACCCATCTGTGGGCCCCCAGCACCCTGA
- the SCARF1 gene encoding scavenger receptor class F member 1 isoform X3 encodes MAPGMLLPLLLLLTEGAQGSELDPTGRHVCRASSPSAELQCCPGWRQKDQECSIPICEGPDACQDKEVCVKPGLCRCRPGFFGARCDSRCPDQYWGPDCREICTCHPHGLCEPATGKCRCLVDRWGEHCEFACTCGPHGRCDRATGECHCEPGWWSSTCRRPCQCKLSNSHCDPATGSCLCKPGWWGHRCRFPCSCNSSPCTKEAGRCICQPGQWGPDCRHSCECLQGHCNAANGQCICPAGFRGAHCEQPCPRGSYGVQCQEKCGHCRNQESCSVDTGSCVSCEPGWNGTQCQQPCPAGTFGESCRHQCPHCRLGEACQPDSGHCQRCDPGWLGPRCADPCPAGTFGEDCASLCPPCVQGACDAVTGECVCNAGYWGLSCNTSCPSGFHGNNCSVPCECPEGLCHPVSGSCQLGSHSQDTALIAGILVPLLLLLLGIACCACCCWIARLPPKDRPVRDGAAVSRMKLQVWGALSNLGSALPCGSLSSHKLPWVTASSSHPLQAGPLTTPFLLILSLEKTMKGLPTVYHPKKDWSLWYKQNLQSAAWLRVPSCPPRTPPLPSPSHARPVSPEPRDHLSPLLKAPSLLHRVAKALGSSPAHSESPRGSPGAANQVLKVRRLRRLQLQSKQRRKRHLLVLLAHRIWLLATATSHLVVRQWQNAWKPSRAVSRRTQAP; translated from the exons ATGGCACCAGGCATGCTGCTGCCACTGCTTCTGCTCCTGACTGAGGGGGCCCAAGGGTCCGAGCTGGACCCTACAGGGCGTCACGTCTGCAGGGCCAGTAG CCCCTCGGCCGAGCTCCAGTGCTGCCCAGGCTGGAGGCAGAAAGATCAAGAATGCAGCATTC CTATCTGCGAGGGGCCAGATGCCTGCCAGGATAAGGAAGTGTGTGTGAAGCCAGGCCTCTGTCGGTGCAGACCCGGATTCTTCGGTGCCCGGTGCGACTCCC GCTGCCCAGATCAGTATTGGGGTCCTGACTGCCGTGAGATCTGCACCTGCCACCCACATGGCCTGTGCGAGCCAGCCACGGGCAAGTGCCGCTGTCTAGTGGACCGCTGGGGCGAGCACTGCGAGTTTGCGTGCACCTGCGGCCCACATGGGCGCTGCGACCGGGCAACGGGCGAGTGCCACTGTGAACCGGGCTGGTGGTCATCCACGTGCCGCAGACCGTGCCAGTGCAAACTTTCGAACTCGCACTGTGACCCTGCCACCGGCTCCTGCCTGTGCAAGCCGGGCTGGTGGGGCCACCGCTGCCGCTTCCCTTGCTCCTGCAACAGCTCGCCTTGTACAAAGGAGGCAGGCCGTTGCATCTGTCAGCCTGGCCAGTGGGGCCCAGATTGCCGGCACTCATGCGAGTGCCTGCAGGGCCATTGCAACGCCGCCAACGGCCAATGCATCTGCCCTGCTGGCTTCCGTGGTGCCCACTGCGAGCAGCCCTGCCCACGCGGCAGCTATGGGGTGCAGTGCCAAGAAAA ATGTGGGCACTGCAGGAACCAAGAATCCTGCTCTGTAGACACAGGCAGTTGTGTGTCCTGTGAGCCAGGCTGGAATGGGACCCAGTGCCAGCAGCCCTGTCCAGCGGGTACCTTTGGTGAGAGCTGCCGGCATCAGTGCCCCCACTGCCGGCTTGGGGAGGCCTGTCAGCCTGACTCTGGGCACTGTCAGCGCTGTGACCCTGGCTGGTTGGGGCCCAG GTGTGCAGACCCCTGCCCGGCTGGCACCTTTGGAGAAGATTGTGCCTCTCTGTGCCCACCTTGTGTCCAGGGGGCCTGTGATGCAGTGACTGGGGAGTGTGTCTGCAATGCTGGCTACTGGGGACTCAG CTGCAACACCTCATGTCCATCCGGCTTCCATGGCAACAACTGCTCTGTTCCCTGCGAGTGCCCAGAGGGGCTCTGCCACCCTGTCTCTGGATCCTGCCAGCTGG GCTCTCACAGTCAGGACACGGCCCTCATTGCAGGCATCCTGGTGCCTCTGCTACTGCTGCTTCTGGGAATTGCCTGTTGTGCTTGCTGCTGCTGGATAGCCCGTCTACCCCCCAAGGACAG GCCAGTGAGAGATGGAGCTGCTGTGTCCAGAATGAAGCTGCAGGTATGGGGAGCACTGAGCAACTTGGGCTCAGCACTCCCCTGTGGGTCCCTCAGCAGCCACAAGCTTCCCTGGGTGACAG CTTCATCGAGCCACCCTCTGCAGGCTGGGCCTCTGACGACTCCTTTTCTTCTGATCCTGAGTCTGGAGAAGACAATGAAGGGCCTACCTACTGTGTACCACCCCAAGAAG GATTGGTCCCTGTGGTACAAGCAGAATCTTCAGAGTGCAGCCTGGCTGAGGGTCCCTTCCTGCCCCCCGAGGACACCTCCACTCCCTTCACCATCCCACGCACGTCCAGTCTCGCCCGAGCCAAGAGACCATCTGTCTCCTTTGCTGAAGGCACCAAGTTTGCTCCACAGAGTCGCCAAGGCTCTGGGGAGCTCTCCAGCCCACTCCGAAAGCCCAAGAGGCTCTCCCGGGGCGGCCAACCAGGTTCTGAAGGTCAGGAGGCTGAGGAGGTTACAGCTCCAGAGCAAGCAGAGAAGGAAGAGGCACCTCCTAGTGCTGCTAGCCCACAGGATTTGGCTGCTGGCCACCGCCACATCCCACTTGGTGGTCAGACAGTGGCAGAACGCGTGGAAGCCATCGAGGGCAGTGTCCAGGAGAACTCAGGCTCCGTGA
- the SCARF1 gene encoding scavenger receptor class F member 1 isoform X1 produces MAPGMLLPLLLLLTEGAQGSELDPTGRHVCRASSPSAELQCCPGWRQKDQECSIPICEGPDACQDKEVCVKPGLCRCRPGFFGARCDSRCPDQYWGPDCREICTCHPHGLCEPATGKCRCLVDRWGEHCEFACTCGPHGRCDRATGECHCEPGWWSSTCRRPCQCKLSNSHCDPATGSCLCKPGWWGHRCRFPCSCNSSPCTKEAGRCICQPGQWGPDCRHSCECLQGHCNAANGQCICPAGFRGAHCEQPCPRGSYGVQCQEKCGHCRNQESCSVDTGSCVSCEPGWNGTQCQQPCPAGTFGESCRHQCPHCRLGEACQPDSGHCQRCDPGWLGPRCADPCPAGTFGEDCASLCPPCVQGACDAVTGECVCNAGYWGLSCNTSCPSGFHGNNCSVPCECPEGLCHPVSGSCQLGSHSQDTALIAGILVPLLLLLLGIACCACCCWIARLPPKDRPVRDGAAVSRMKLQVWGALSNLGSALPCGSLSSHKLPWVTGECRECWVEQGQGFPSGSVPDMKFPTVSHHDPEIPFNHSFIEPPSAGWASDDSFSSDPESGEDNEGPTYCVPPQEGLVPVVQAESSECSLAEGPFLPPEDTSTPFTIPRTSSLARAKRPSVSFAEGTKFAPQSRQGSGELSSPLRKPKRLSRGGQPGSEGQEAEEVTAPEQAEKEEAPPSAASPQDLAAGHRHIPLGGQTVAERVEAIEGSVQENSGSVTTIYMLAGTPRAAEGPVRSVLRRFGSFQKGQTMPKIKSTIPKPPRRALSRNKGSPGLASGSASPSSSSAFPNEELTGASEASGTRPEEVARDQEDGLCGSGKATEATPLEQEPQKLTGEEGQEEPQYENVAPICGPPAP; encoded by the exons ATGGCACCAGGCATGCTGCTGCCACTGCTTCTGCTCCTGACTGAGGGGGCCCAAGGGTCCGAGCTGGACCCTACAGGGCGTCACGTCTGCAGGGCCAGTAG CCCCTCGGCCGAGCTCCAGTGCTGCCCAGGCTGGAGGCAGAAAGATCAAGAATGCAGCATTC CTATCTGCGAGGGGCCAGATGCCTGCCAGGATAAGGAAGTGTGTGTGAAGCCAGGCCTCTGTCGGTGCAGACCCGGATTCTTCGGTGCCCGGTGCGACTCCC GCTGCCCAGATCAGTATTGGGGTCCTGACTGCCGTGAGATCTGCACCTGCCACCCACATGGCCTGTGCGAGCCAGCCACGGGCAAGTGCCGCTGTCTAGTGGACCGCTGGGGCGAGCACTGCGAGTTTGCGTGCACCTGCGGCCCACATGGGCGCTGCGACCGGGCAACGGGCGAGTGCCACTGTGAACCGGGCTGGTGGTCATCCACGTGCCGCAGACCGTGCCAGTGCAAACTTTCGAACTCGCACTGTGACCCTGCCACCGGCTCCTGCCTGTGCAAGCCGGGCTGGTGGGGCCACCGCTGCCGCTTCCCTTGCTCCTGCAACAGCTCGCCTTGTACAAAGGAGGCAGGCCGTTGCATCTGTCAGCCTGGCCAGTGGGGCCCAGATTGCCGGCACTCATGCGAGTGCCTGCAGGGCCATTGCAACGCCGCCAACGGCCAATGCATCTGCCCTGCTGGCTTCCGTGGTGCCCACTGCGAGCAGCCCTGCCCACGCGGCAGCTATGGGGTGCAGTGCCAAGAAAA ATGTGGGCACTGCAGGAACCAAGAATCCTGCTCTGTAGACACAGGCAGTTGTGTGTCCTGTGAGCCAGGCTGGAATGGGACCCAGTGCCAGCAGCCCTGTCCAGCGGGTACCTTTGGTGAGAGCTGCCGGCATCAGTGCCCCCACTGCCGGCTTGGGGAGGCCTGTCAGCCTGACTCTGGGCACTGTCAGCGCTGTGACCCTGGCTGGTTGGGGCCCAG GTGTGCAGACCCCTGCCCGGCTGGCACCTTTGGAGAAGATTGTGCCTCTCTGTGCCCACCTTGTGTCCAGGGGGCCTGTGATGCAGTGACTGGGGAGTGTGTCTGCAATGCTGGCTACTGGGGACTCAG CTGCAACACCTCATGTCCATCCGGCTTCCATGGCAACAACTGCTCTGTTCCCTGCGAGTGCCCAGAGGGGCTCTGCCACCCTGTCTCTGGATCCTGCCAGCTGG GCTCTCACAGTCAGGACACGGCCCTCATTGCAGGCATCCTGGTGCCTCTGCTACTGCTGCTTCTGGGAATTGCCTGTTGTGCTTGCTGCTGCTGGATAGCCCGTCTACCCCCCAAGGACAG GCCAGTGAGAGATGGAGCTGCTGTGTCCAGAATGAAGCTGCAGGTATGGGGAGCACTGAGCAACTTGGGCTCAGCACTCCCCTGTGGGTCCCTCAGCAGCCACAAGCTTCCCTGGGTGACAGGTGAGTGCAGGGAGTGTTGGGTGGAACAGGGCCAAGGCTTCCCATCGGGCTCTGTGCCTGACATGAAATTCCCGACAGTGTCACACCACGACCCAGAGATCCCCTTCAACCACAGCTTCATCGAGCCACCCTCTGCAGGCTGGGCCTCTGACGACTCCTTTTCTTCTGATCCTGAGTCTGGAGAAGACAATGAAGGGCCTACCTACTGTGTACCACCCCAAGAAG GATTGGTCCCTGTGGTACAAGCAGAATCTTCAGAGTGCAGCCTGGCTGAGGGTCCCTTCCTGCCCCCCGAGGACACCTCCACTCCCTTCACCATCCCACGCACGTCCAGTCTCGCCCGAGCCAAGAGACCATCTGTCTCCTTTGCTGAAGGCACCAAGTTTGCTCCACAGAGTCGCCAAGGCTCTGGGGAGCTCTCCAGCCCACTCCGAAAGCCCAAGAGGCTCTCCCGGGGCGGCCAACCAGGTTCTGAAGGTCAGGAGGCTGAGGAGGTTACAGCTCCAGAGCAAGCAGAGAAGGAAGAGGCACCTCCTAGTGCTGCTAGCCCACAGGATTTGGCTGCTGGCCACCGCCACATCCCACTTGGTGGTCAGACAGTGGCAGAACGCGTGGAAGCCATCGAGGGCAGTGTCCAGGAGAACTCAGGCTCCGTGACTACCATCTACATGCTGGCAGGGACTCCCAGGGCAGCTGAGGGCCCAGTACGGTCAGTCCTCCGCCGCTTTGGTAGTTTCCAAAAAGGGCAGACAATGCCCAAGATCAAGAGCACCATCCCCAAACCTCCACGCCGGGCTCTGAGTCGGAACAAGggcagtcctgggttggcctctggCTCTGCCAGTCCAAGCTCTAGCTCAGCTTTTCCAAATGAGGAGCTTACTGGAGCCTCAGAAGCTTCAGGAACCAGACCGGAAGAAGTAGCCAGAGATCAGGAAGATGGTCTTTGTGGGTCTGGGAAGGCCACCGAGGCTACCCCCCTGGAACAGGAACCACAGAAGCTGACTGGAGAAGAAGGGCAGGAGGAGCCCCAGTATGAGAATGTAGCACCCATCTGTGGGCCCCCAGCACCCTGA